The sequence atgcactgcagtacttaatgcagctggtggccacaccagatactgacttttacttttgaccccccccccccccctttgttcagggacacattattccatttctgttagtcacatgtctgtggaacttgttcagtttatgtctcagttggtgAATCTTGTTAtgctcatacaaatatttacacatgttaagttttctgaaaataaacgcagttgacagtgagaggacgtttctttttttgctgagtttagctggTGCAATGGTCAGGTAACGTCAGATAGTCACACAGTTtttactttgaaaacagctagcACAGGTATCCTGTTGCAGCTCCTCAACATCTCTGTTCATTAATTCAATCTTGTGGACAACATAAGAAACATTTATTCATGCAGTTTAAATTATCCATCTTAGCTGTTTAAATTAGGATATTGATTGAATGAACCGTACACGGATCTGGGATAATGGAATAATTCGAAGATTGAAATAGGGCTCGCCAACTTGTCCTAACAAACAGAAATTGGTTACCTCTGGATTATTCAGCCATTCTTAAGGGAAATTTGTGGGGTTTGGGGATAAAGGCTTAGGATATCTTATACGTGTTGTTCTATGAGATGATATCAgacagttaacatgacctttatgaatgatgaagcctttatgtgcttgtttaattacataaatgcttcaaaatcCACAAAAGGTTACGTTAGCTGATGAATATTATCTCATAGGACAAAActtaagatctcctaagcctgtgtttactaTATTTTCGGTGTTTATCCAAAAatctttttaaaaaacatttatttccccataggctttggCCAATGAGCCATGACTGAGTTCGTGCCTACAAAAATACACCATTACTATTGCTCTGCTAGGTTAATTAAACTGCCTTCTTCGTCAGCATGCAAGGCTAGCAAATGGGTggtcatttgattagttgttcagcagtcttatggcttgggggtaaaagctgttaaggagccttttggtcctagacttggcgctccggtaccgcttgccatgtggtagcagaaagaagagtctatgacttgggtgactggggtctttgacaattttttgggccttcctctgacactgcctagtatataggtcatggatgtcaggaagcttggccccagtgatgtaatgggccgtacacactaccctctgtagcgccttatggtcagatgccgagcagttgccatacaaggcgatgatgcaaccggtcaggatgctcttgatggtgcagctgtagaactttatcCCATTATCCCAGCCGAGAAATTGAGCAGTACAAGCGACGCCTTCCATCTCTGAATTGAGGAAATTATGCTGGCAGCACAAACATGATTGTTCGGAAGGtctggagaagaagagagaagtttCTGTGTTTCTGGAAGAACAAAGACCttgggtaaaaaaaaacaattttagcttttatattttgtattatttataaCAGCATTTCTTTTGAAGATTTACACAAATACTGTTATGTTAAAAACGATTATGTATATTAATTAATGAAACACACTTTATATGTTATTGGAATGACTCAATAGATTCTGTAGAATATAAATGATATCTTGTGCTGGGCAACTGGTTTAATACAGAGTGCTGGTGACTCCTTACTCCACCCACCCCATTCATTGCAATGCAATCCAATACACCGTATATATAAAATACATATGGCCATAGAGAAAAATACTTGACTACATGTTTCAGCTAGAGGGTGTGGAAATTATTCAGTAAGGTCTCTACTAACCAAATGTTTAGTTTTTTTAGGGGAACTGTGTTATAAATATCCAGCAGCACTCCGTACTCCGCCTATTCCATTGCACCCAATGCAATACActatatatgaaatacaaattgggTTATAAAGAAAAAACTATTCTTTGTGCAGAGGTAAAAGTGGTGTTGGAAGTAGTCAGTAAGGTCTGTAGAATCTATATCTGGTGTCATTtcatgtgcactacttttgactagggcccctGGTGAGAGGATAAGAAaggggagtagaggagaagatgggaggagagaggagaggaatcatTTGTTTTGACATTACTCTTAAAGGTGATTTGGCCTTTTTTTATGCCCCTACTGTAACCACTCCCATTGCTTTTTAGCTAGtagtggctaaagttagctggaGTTTCTAGTATCTGTTTAAATAATAACTTGATTTCATCCCATCTACTGATAAGAATCAATGAATTAGAAATTCCTAATATCACCCTTAACCACAATACTGTAAGGCTGTCGGTCTGGTCCAGCCAGCATGGAACGTTGCAACGGAACAGGATTCGTCGAgggccggcaaaccgtgccaatatgtcctccaaacaccagcttcaagggcattatcacttttatacaacgggttaccaacatactTAAATAATTATTGaaacattttcattaaaaactttaTTTTGCTTAATTTACTCAtaatatttcatccttccacaacatatagtcccgacacaaatcgaGGGTTGCTAGAGACGctacccagtcgttcagtatttCTGTTCTGGATCTATGGACTCGACCCAGTCGttggttctaaatgttccattgccatactggctggcaaagtTCTTTATCTCTTGctcgctagctagccaactacggctaacttacagtcacgtcaaaaagtgcagacagaataacagcaaagtagctgcatttgcatttgcatttgtttaagctgttttctagtgacatttatttggatacatccataataaGCTGATGAGGCgaaatttcgcctggcatagaaaatgtgctcactagtcaggacactgttggtcagaggagctagccagcaacacaggtacagtaacacaatcacttcaaactgaagcaggaaagactgcaaattagctgcgtttcgtttgaccttttttcaagtgacatttttttgtatatatccataaaaatgatgacaGTTGAATCATGATTTTGCTGGTggcaacttgtggaatagacactgttttaaccaatcagcattcaggattacaCCCACCAGTTGTATAAATTATATTATTCTACAGGAGAGGTGATGGAGCCTGAAGGTCTGGAGGGGAGATAGGAATAGGAGAGGAATgtggagaggatgggaggagagaggaaaatgagggagaagagagagaacagaggggaggggagagtatAGGAGTTTCTGCGTTTCTGGAAGAACAAGACAATGGAATGGAGTCCAAAGTCTGCCCCTGACCAGTCTACTATCTGGTCCATCTTCTCTTTAACAGTCTTTAATGACAGGCTCTAGTGGCCTAACCTCAGACCTCTTATAGTGTAAGGTTTCTTGTGTAAAAAGGTACTATAAGGGTGAAATGATCGTAGTGCAAAAGTATTTTCAAAGCGCAAAAAAATACTGTTAACCTCATAATAGTCtggacatagggctctggtcaaacgtagtgcactatatagggaatagtgccatttgggaggcagcctGTGAATTCCTTTAGGTATCTTGTGTAAGATGGTACTTTGTGTACAGGTATGCAAAATATGTTGTTGGCTTGAGGATATGTTGCTTAAACACTCCTTAGTCTCCCATGAAAATGACATCAGATATAGATTTTACAGACCTTACTGAGTACTTCCAACCCCACTTTAACCTCAGCACAAATgatcgtttttttatttttaaccaaatgatTTCCATATACTGCGTATTGcacatgtcaaactcattccacgcaGGGCTGAGGGTCTTTgggttttcactcctcccttgtacttgattgatgaattaaggtcgctggttagtaaggaactcccctcacctggttgtctaggtctaaaTTGAGAGGAAAGACTAAAACCCAGCAGACACTAAGccttccatggaatgagtttgacacccccgGTGTATTGCATTGGGGGCAATGAAATAGGCGGATTACGAAGTGCTGCTGGATATTTAGACCACAGTCCccctaacaaaaatatatggttAGTAGAGACCCTAATAATAAGTActtccaacccctcttttatctCTGAACAGTTTCTTTTTTACATCTAATTATTGTATACGAGTCTCAACATGtttcttttatttttatatattagtCATTTTTTTCATGAATATTTATCATTGTTTTCATAAATTCCTTGTTGTATTTTCTTATTAGCACAATAAAAATGGCCACTGATTCATTGTAATAGCTTTTTAAATCTACATTGCAATGTTTTGAAATGagggcttttattttgaaggtttcCTCATTGAAAAACAGGAACGTCTCTGCACATTATTTTAATAGTAGCTGACCTTAAAACGCTCTGCTGCTATTATTTTGCATCTGCACCGTGAATGTTCTCTTCCTGCTTCCTCGCACTTTGACTTTGGGGCGGGTTAAAGCGAGTGTATCATGTTTATGTTAGCTTGGGGCACTGCATTTTTCCCTGGATTGTTCTTTATATCCAGGAAAGTGCTTAAATCAGCTTTCAAAAGTTGGAATGATGCAGATGTGTTTGTGATCAGCGAAAGGTAGGCTTTATTACATTAATATTTACATATGCATAACCTAGCTAGTTGTTGTCCTTGAATGACTTCACTAGTAAGTGACAACAGGTATTTCAGTGAGCAGATGTCTAGTTATATCAAAACAACTCCGGAGATCAATCTATCAGAACTGAACCACAACCTGGATTTACAGGAGACATTGAATTTGGCGATTCTCCTTTAAACCCAGGCGCCATCCAACTTGCAAATCACGAGCGTTCGGTACTTACCAAATAATGTAGATTCGTTGAGCAACTATCGTCATTACAGCAGAAACGGCCGATGGACTTCCAAAAAAGGTTTAAGTAAAAAGTTACGTGTAACCGAAAAAATGCCTTATCTGAAAATAATATATTGTTTAGGACCAAGTGTGGATGGGCCAAATACCTCTTCTGTACCTCATGCAATATTTGTAATATAATTTAAATACACAAAATATAGCCTATCTAGAAATATACAATCACTAAAACGTAGCCTATATTGTCTACTTAACCCTTTAACTGGCACCCAATAAATACAAATGTGTTTATTTTAAATTAATATCAGAACAAATGAAAAACCAATTGTGTGCACTTTCATAGCCTCATCATATATCCCATTTCTTTGCAAGGTTGGTGTCCTCCATCCATGCCACTCTGGCTACTATTGCTGGGTTCATTATTGCTACTGCCTCCAGTGATGTGATGTCTGACAGGTAAGAATGAATATTTTGATTATTGCCATCAAACCAGCAATCATAACTTGTAGTGATTgagtcatctcctcccctctcctctgagtGAGACTTGTACCAGTGATACTTTTGTCGGCTGAATGATACAAGACTGACCTGTACAAGTGCCCATCACTAGAGTAATCTCTAGAGATCCAAACTTCTCCCCTACTGCAGGTTGCAGAACATCTTAACACTGTGGTCAACTTACACAACCATTCCCAATGATCATATTCTCATTATCAGCAGGGGTTTGCTGTGTTTATTTCCTTAGTGACTGAAACTGTATCTCAAATATTCATAGTACTCTATACATGATCATCTCATACCAAACACTCTATTCACATCACAGGGCACAGGTTATAGATTAGAATAGGTAGGCTTCTAAGTGCACTGTgcagtagtatcagtattatATAGCCTTATAAGCCTACAAATATCTGACTAGTCAGTTGGCATTGATGATCAGTTTATGATATAGTTTGTCATCGCTCAAGAATTCTACTTTATAATTAGGGCCCTGCgttttggttaatcatgtcacatgacctCGATTTTCCAGCCTTTTCCTGAAATGAGAATTACACCAAAAATGAAAGCAATTGTCTGAGGATGGTTCTGGACCATCTGACATAAAAGGGGACCGTTTGTTGAAAAAGCTTTAAAGGTCATGAACAGTCAATCATGTTTTCATGAAATTTGATGAAAACAGATCAAAGTATGAAAAATTACTGTTGCTTCTACAATAATAAAatttgatcataaagttactggtcgGTCCCCTATCGTGTGTCATAAGTACCGACTTGTAACCAACATCAAAGAAGACTTGTTTGCAGGTTTATATAGTGAGATGGCTACTCTACTGGTGCCAAAATTTGACTGTAGGGTCTCAGCAAATATAATTAAAAGTTGACCCTATTAATCTATGGCAAAGATACTTAtatttcccctttcatctgtgtctggggTTAGCTATTTattggctagctaggtcttcagccagcatggaacaaaaggggGAGGGGTTGTTCAAAACTCCAACACAGTTGTCAAGTCAACACCtgtcagtgctgctgtgaaccGCCTCACAAGAGACATGCCAAATGGAAGACgtcaaaaaaaatgtatacatcaTTGACGCAATTTCAgtgtttgagttgctttgtgtatcaccaaATTTGCTTGATGATTTTACTGCAACACATCCAAGTTGCTTGAGATGGgtgtttcaaagagctgtcactCAAGGCGAGCTCATGAATATATGCTGcccgcccactcagcctgtcttcaaacttcctggtagttaACCATGAGAGGAATAATGACTTTTTCTCAAATGTTGAGCATTTCTATCCAAAGCAAATATTTAATGGGTGATTATTTTAGTCACTCAAAAGGTTATTTTACATgcgaatcagaatgactgtttgggacctttttttaaataaatgttcaaatccaggtcatgtgacatgattaaccaaaacacagggacctATTTATAATACTTTACTAAAAGCTCCAAAGTTGCatttggtggaggaagaggatTCTGTGATTTCTATAAGGATGAAGTCACATTTCTATTTGTTTCGCACAACACTCGATTTTTTGTTGTAAGTGCTTACTTTCGTCATGATCCTAATGTACCGGTGTCACCATCTTCTTTAGGCACAGACTGACCAATGAATTTGTGTGGTTTGGCGCTCCTTACATGGCGTTTGATATTTACGCCATGTATCTGAGTAACTACCACAGTCAAAAGGTAAAAGGGCACGAGGCGTACAGAAATCACTCCCTCCTTACCATCAAGCTGTTCCTCCTCCGGCATCCCCTGCTGGTAGTCCATCACATGGTCCTCCTCACGGTCTTCATGCCCACCATTCTGGTGAGGAAGGAACACAAACATTACTGGACCGTAACGTTAGGTCTGATGTGTTACAACGGGAGTTGAAATTTGTCATTATAAACTCATTTGTTCGagccttgaatgctgattggctgacagccgtggtatatcagaccgtataccacgggtatgacattTATttatactgctctaattacgttgttaACCAACTtataataaggcacctcgggggtttgtggtatatggccaatatacaacgGCTAAGGGCTGGATACTCAGCGTTGCgttgtgcttaagaacagcccttagccgtggtatattggccatataccacaccccctcaggcttTATTGCTTAACAATAGTCCAGTTTCTGTTATTGAGAATCTGCCGTGTCATCCTCAAAAGCTGGCTGTGCTCATTTCTCAGTAAGTTAGTGTTTAATATTCATATAGGGCTGTTTTTTTCTCAGTTCCTCAGGACTGGTCTAGGTGGAGACTTCTTCATTGGCTGTTTCTTCATGGCAGAATTCAGCACTCCCTTTGTCTCGTTAGGAAAGGTTCTGATCCAGGTAAAGCCACACCCAGATTCATAAACCCCTTTGTTTTTGGTTGTGCTTTAGGAAGTCTGAGCATAGTATTAAGTGTACTGTAACTCGCCGTACAATTAGTAAACGTTCCCTATATTTTCCTCTCTAGTTGGGACTTGAGGAGTCATGGCTTCACAGAGTCAACGGTGTGATGGTTCTGCTGAGTTTCTTCACCTGCCGTGTCCtgctcttcccctacatgtactGGGTGTATGGTCAGCAGTACACCATTCCCTTCCACAAAGTGCCTTTCCATCTACCGCTCCACTGCAACTTAGCCAACCTATCCATACTGGCACCTCAGATCTACTGGTTTGTGCTGCTGTGTCACAAGGCCTATCGCCTCTACCTGCGTCAGACTACGTCAAAGGGTCAACTTGCTCACAAAGATGGCTCAAAAACAGATTAGAGTTGCCATCTAATTCTATGGTTAGCAACATGTAATGTCAATTATGCGTCTTTTGCTGCTGGTCTTCCATGCCATGAGTTGGCAGTTATTTCAATCCTTCCCTCTGAAGGAACGGTCTGTGTGGAATTTAGGACCTGCAACTGCCTATCAATACAAAATGACCGGTATTTATCAAAATTCTcaggggtcagtgtgttataCTGTCTGTACTACTACAGACGCAGCTCGCAGGAAATATTTAGTGATTTATCAGGATAACTTTCCATCTGCAAATTATTGTTAAAAGTTAACTTGAATATTTGTTAAAGATTGCACAAGAAAATACAGATTTGACATAGAAAAATTAAGTAGAGGTGAAGCACTGAAAGACCAAGCTTTTGTCAAGTTGTAACCTGGTCTTGTGTCCTAGTGTGGATGATCAAAGTTTTTCAATAGGTGAGTTTTGATTAATAAACCATTGAAAGACATGCAATAAGTccgtattttgttgttgttttttaattcAAAATAATTGTATTTTCAACACACAgtcagaacacatttttatttgagGCTGGGAACAATAAACTCTCATTCAAGTGCTGTCTGAAAAAAGTACATCAACCTGAAGATGACAGCTGAGCAATTTTCTGATGCAACACGGCCTTCATCTCGGCGCTCTCCAGGTTGTCTGTGATGGTGGTGAAGAAGTGGCGAGTGTTCTCGGTCTCCAGGTGGGAGCTGCTGCTGGGGTGTGCGGCCAGCACTGCCTCGTAGTGGGTCAGGATCTCCAGGGCACACAGGAACAGAGACTCGCACTGCCCGCCGGGCATCATCACCTGAACGTGCTGAACATGGCAGAAGAGCTGGCTCAGTACAAACAGCACCTCCTGGCTGGCGGTGGTGGTAGCTAACCTCTCTTCCTTTGGGTCTTTGGGTGAGGTGTTGGAGGAAGACGGCGACAGCTTTCCCCTCAGGGAGTCTATGAGCTCCCTTGTGGCGCTGGCGTACAGCCGCCCCACGTGGGCCCAGCCCTGGCAGGGCAGCCAGTCCTTGCAGCTGGAGCCGCAGAGCAGCTGGAGGACACGCAGCAGTAGCACGGACAGACGCAGCTCGCAGGAGAAGGCCCGCAGGTCCAGCAGGGGGAGAAAGTCCACATACTCCAGAGAGTAAGGCACGTGGAGCCGGCCTGAGCGGAGCAGCTCTCGCATGGCTCTCAGCAGCCTGCCCCACTCGGCGACGGTGCACCAGGGTAGGGTCTGTGTCACGGCCACCAGCAGGCCTTTGCTGAACATGTTGACGTCGTCGGGCCGGTGCTGGTCCAGAGCCAGAGAGGTCAGCATGGTGTCCTGAACCTCGTCAGAGAGAGCGCAGCACTCCATCCACGCCAGCAGTCCTGTGCCCTGCCCATACTGGGCCAACTTTAGGCCAGACCACTCCTGCTCCGGCAGCTCGCACACAGCCAACAATGAGGACGGCACCTCGTTTTTGAAGTGATCTCCCCACACTACCTTCAGATGGAAGCGAACAGTCCAGTCCAGGGCCTCCACTTTATTGTAGAGCCAGAAGAGGGCTCTGGACCAGGTGTTGGGGGCTGAGGCCACCTCCCGTCCCACCACCTTGCCCAGTGCAGTGAGCACAGTGACAAGCATCTCCTTGGACTCCATGGATAAGTGACGGGGTGCGCCCTCTACAGGAAGCTCCCAGCACCTGCAGCCCTCGTTCAGAATCTGGCAGAGGACGTAGAGGAGGGGGAACGGGGAGCAGTTCATGACCCAGTGTGGAGATGGATCCTGGGATTCCAGAGAAAAGGCAGAGTGGAGCAAACGCAGGCACAGCTCCAGGCTGCAGGTGCTATAgccagaggagggggagaggtgaggCAGGACGAAGGCACACACAACCTCTTCAGGGTGCAGGAAACTCTGGCCCCTCTCTGAGCTCTCCGAAATGCTCGGCTGCATAAGTGCAACCAGGAAGTGCAGGAACTGGTCCTCCTCCTTAGCCGAGGACAGTTTAGTCATGGCAGTATCTTGAAGACAACTGCACAGTAAGCTCCCCGCAGAGCTGCCTGTCCCCTCTGTGCAACCGGGGTCACCGCCCCTCAGCCCTGAGAGCTGCTGGAGTATCTTGGAGAGGAGGCTGTGGGCCCCATGGTTCACCACCGCCAGATGGCAGCACCGACGCAGGGTGGCCTCGGGGTTCTGAAAGGCCACACGGGCTATGGCGGCCACGGCCAAGCTGAGGTTGTTCTGCACCGCTCCCCCCTGGATGATGCAGTTTAACGTCATGTTGAGCTCCTCACTAAAGCCCTCCGTCACAGCCAGGGGCAGAGAGCCCTGGAGACCCCTCTTGGAGCAGGTTAACATTTCCGCTAATGTTGTGTTTTTCTCAGGTAAGGGGAGCTCTGCGAAAATGTTCACAATAATGTCCTTCAGCTTTCTGCAGTGCTCTACTTCACTATCCATTTGGCACTTTGCAATGAGAGTGGAGACTAATTTCATGACAATATCCTTTCGCTGGAATGCGTTTTTGTTTTTCTCCAGACAGCTGATCCACTCCTCCATGCTCAGGGACCAGCTCAGTTCAGTGGCAAATAGCATAGTGAAATCTTGGAAGCCCTCCAAGCGGTGGTTAATGATGGCTACGGCAATGTGGGCCATTTCCCCAGCGTTGCTCTCTGTGTCGGGGAAGGACAGTGAGACTAACAAGCCTCTCAAAGTGCTATGCACATTGTTCAGTGTCTGCTGCTCACCCTCATCCATGGTCTCAGACATGGACCGTTCCTCTAGGGACTCAAGCACTCTGGCCAGACTGTTCTTCAAACGGCGTGTCAAGTCACTGGGGTCCCCGCTGTCGGTCATCTCCAGCAGCCCTCTCTTCTCCCAGGTCTGAGTGAGCTGTGAGACGGTCTGCAGGGCTTGCATTAGTGTCATTCCACAGGGTTTAAACTGAGAGGGTGTGTGGGCTGCCTTCAGGTCACATTGGGCCTCGCTTATCACCTGGACCAGGTCAAACTTCTCTATCCCAGCATGCCTCTTTCTGACAGTCACTGCACTGGTCAGGCTCTGAAGTTGCACCTCAGCTGGGAGGATGATAGCTTGGTCTATCAGATGTGAGGTGTACAGGGAGTCGAGGCAGTTGGATAGGGCACGGTAGCAAAGGTCAGAGGTGCTCAGATGCCCTTTCATCTCCTCCAGAGCATGAAAAAGAATGGACAGCACATCAGTGGTGGACGATGGTGATGTTGGGGTGTCTGGGTCTGACTTGAACCTCTTGGCAGCCTGAGGTGAAAGGCCGGTGGTGTAGGTGAGGCTGGTCCACCGGTTAGTAAAGACCTTATCTAGGTCATCCTCCTCTTGCCTTCCCCCCCTGCCCTTCCACAGCTCCCACCACACCTCCAGCAGGACACGGACATCCTCCTCAGTGCTGTTTCGGGTAACGTGTTGAACTAGCTTCTCTAGCTCTGCACTCAGGTGGGCCGATGGGAGGCAAAGCAGCAGCTGGGCGTAGATCTGAGAGAAGCCTGTCAACTTGACCAGCTCAAACATCACTGTTCGGTTAATGTCAGGTAGGCTGTTCTGCAGAGAGAAGAATGGATTCTCCCTCCAGCCGATTTCCATGTCCTCTTCGCTCTCCCTCCCCAGTAATTTGCTCCATAAGATGCAGATGATTTTCTTCTTCCAGCGGACACTGCTCAGACGGCTACCTCGCTCCTGCCCACAGATTTCTCTGACAGCCTGTAGAATTGGGTGGCCAACCTTACTCCAGTCCTCCTTCTGTAGGGCACTGAGTGACGCTGGCTGGCACAGCCTGTTGGCCAACAGAAAGCCTCCCTGGAGAACGGCAGTCTTCTCACAGCTCAGCCAGGAATCTGAAAGCACAAGCAGAACAGTGAGAACGAATGAACACACGAGTAGACTAGAGAGTAGTTAGTTCAGTACAGAAACCAGAGCCAAGGGAAAATCCATTTGAATTTAAACACTTTGACAGCATcccttttgtttaaaaaaaattgcataCTTGTAACCTAATGCCAAAACATTCCAGAGATAAAGGAGCTCAACGTTTACCCATTTTtcataccccactataccatgtgacatcca comes from Salmo salar chromosome ssa20, Ssal_v3.1, whole genome shotgun sequence and encodes:
- the LOC106580777 gene encoding gem-associated protein 4; amino-acid sequence: MMTQDSWLSCEKTAVLQGGFLLANRLCQPASLSALQKEDWSKVGHPILQAVREICGQERGSRLSSVRWKKKIICILWSKLLGRESEEDMEIGWRENPFFSLQNSLPDINRTVMFELVKLTGFSQIYAQLLLCLPSAHLSAELEKLVQHVTRNSTEEDVRVLLEVWWELWKGRGGRQEEDDLDKVFTNRWTSLTYTTGLSPQAAKRFKSDPDTPTSPSSTTDVLSILFHALEEMKGHLSTSDLCYRALSNCLDSLYTSHLIDQAIILPAEVQLQSLTSAVTVRKRHAGIEKFDLVQVISEAQCDLKAAHTPSQFKPCGMTLMQALQTVSQLTQTWEKRGLLEMTDSGDPSDLTRRLKNSLARVLESLEERSMSETMDEGEQQTLNNVHSTLRGLLVSLSFPDTESNAGEMAHIAVAIINHRLEGFQDFTMLFATELSWSLSMEEWISCLEKNKNAFQRKDIVMKLVSTLIAKCQMDSEVEHCRKLKDIIVNIFAELPLPEKNTTLAEMLTCSKRGLQGSLPLAVTEGFSEELNMTLNCIIQGGAVQNNLSLAVAAIARVAFQNPEATLRRCCHLAVVNHGAHSLLSKILQQLSGLRGGDPGCTEGTGSSAGSLLCSCLQDTAMTKLSSAKEEDQFLHFLVALMQPSISESSERGQSFLHPEEVVCAFVLPHLSPSSGYSTCSLELCLRLLHSAFSLESQDPSPHWVMNCSPFPLLYVLCQILNEGCRCWELPVEGAPRHLSMESKEMLVTVLTALGKVVGREVASAPNTWSRALFWLYNKVEALDWTVRFHLKVVWGDHFKNEVPSSLLAVCELPEQEWSGLKLAQYGQGTGLLAWMECCALSDEVQDTMLTSLALDQHRPDDVNMFSKGLLVAVTQTLPWCTVAEWGRLLRAMRELLRSGRLHVPYSLEYVDFLPLLDLRAFSCELRLSVLLLRVLQLLCGSSCKDWLPCQGWAHVGRLYASATRELIDSLRGKLSPSSSNTSPKDPKEERLATTTASQEVLFVLSQLFCHVQHVQVMMPGGQCESLFLCALEILTHYEAVLAAHPSSSSHLETENTRHFFTTITDNLESAEMKAVLHQKIAQLSSSG
- the LOC106580778 gene encoding TLC domain-containing protein 3A, with the translated sequence MFMLAWGTAFFPGLFFISRKVLKSAFKSWNDADVFVISERLVSSIHATLATIAGFIIATASSDVMSDRHRLTNEFVWFGAPYMAFDIYAMYLSNYHSQKVKGHEAYRNHSLLTIKLFLLRHPLLVVHHMVLLTVFMPTILFLRTGLGGDFFIGCFFMAEFSTPFVSLGKVLIQLGLEESWLHRVNGVMVLLSFFTCRVLLFPYMYWVYGQQYTIPFHKVPFHLPLHCNLANLSILAPQIYWFVLLCHKAYRLYLRQTTSKGQLAHKDGSKTD